The region TTTTACGCGATTTCTTAAGTCAAGTGCAAAGAgctatataataattgaaatagTGGTTaaagtaataacatttattaattggtAGCAGTCTTTTTTGATGGAGGACTTTCTAAAAAGATCAAGGTCTTCTCTGCATGTTTGTCTCTTTTTAGTGGCAATCGCAAAAATTGAAGCTACAGGATTTATAGATTCTGGAATGTTTAACTTCTCATTTGGTTTACGTTAAGTATTTACATCAGTGTATCCATTTTCTTCAAAGCAGATGTAAGTGGGTCTGGAGTAATGCAAAGAAGTGGAACAGATCTTTTCCAACATAATAGTACTCTGGACTCTCAACATCAAATATTAGTAATTTTCAACCTGTTTTAAGatactttgttaattttgtaacaAGTTGATTGAATTCTTTTTAGTATTTAATGCACAAAAGTCGGCAGAGTGTAAAAATCCCCACGTGTCCAAAATTCACCACGCCTTACTTATTATCCTGAGTGCAATGGTGTAGCAATATACTGGTAGAGGACCACAGCCAAAGTCTAGTACTTTCAAACCAGCAGAAGTTGTTCCATAAAATTGGAACAAGCCATGTAGAACCTTTAGTAGAAAGAAAGCCAAGCTGTAACTTTAGCATATTACTTTAGGTAGTCTTGTAGGTCAAATTGAGTGTGATAATCCTTCAAAACACAATCTGTTGCCATCATGATTAACAATTTTAGTTTATACAAATgcttattaaattaaataggaggCATCTTTAGTTCATTAACTgttttataactaatatttaaaattaattgctAAGCGCTAATAGTCAACATAGTGGCTAAAGTAGTAACATTTATGAATAAATGGTAAATTTTTTTGATGGAGTACTGTCTAAAATGATCAATGTCTTCTCTGCATGTTTGTCTCTTTTTAGTGGCAATTGCAAAAATTGAAGCTACAGGATTTATAGTTCCTGAAATATTTAACCTCTTGTTTGGTTTATGAAAAGTATTCACATTAGTATGTCCATTTTCTTTAAAGCATATGTAAGTGGGTCTGAGGTAATGCAAAGAAGTGGAACAGGTCTTTTCCAACATAATAGTACTGTGGACTCTCAACATCAAATATTAGTAATTATCCACCTTTTTAAAGatactttgttaattttgtaacaAGATGATTGAATTCTTTTTAGTATTTAATGCACAAAAGTCGGCAGAGTGTAAAAAATCCCCACGTGTCCAAAATTCACCACGCCTAACTTATTATCCCTGATGCGATGGTGTAGCAATATACTGGTAGAGGACCACAGCCAAAGTCTAGTACTTTCAAACCAGCAGAAGTTGTTCCATAAAATTGGAACAAGCCATGTAGAACCTTTAGTGGGAAAGAAAGCCAAGCTGTAACTTTAGCATATTGCTTTAGGTAGTCTTGTGGGTCAAATTGAGTGTGATAATCCTTCAAAACACAATCTTTTGCCATCATGATTAACAATTTTAGTTTATACAAATgcttattaaattaaataggaggCATCTTTAGTTCATTAACTGTTTTATAACTAATTGCTAAGAGCTAATAGTCGACAAAGTTGCTAAAAGTAATAACATTTATGAAATAATAGAAATCTTTTGTTGGAGGACTTTCTAAAAAGATCAAGGTCTTGTCTTCATGTTTGTCTCTTTTAGTGGCAATCACAAAAATTGAAGTTACAGGATTGAAGTACAACCTCAACCAAATCTCTTGACATAGCAAAACCTATTTCAACTAGTATATTGGCAAGTCATGATTATCTCCTTCTCAATGGCTTCTGGTAGACCAGTTAGAGCACCAGCACCAATTTTAGTGTGTGGCCCAGAACATTGATTAAATCATTTAGAGTTGAGTGAGGAATATGCCAAACGTTTTAGCAGTTAATTTAACACTATTGCCATATTTTACCTTTTTGACTGCATCTAGGTCTTTTTTGTGTACTGCTTAGCCATTCTCCTGCTATTTGTTCTAAATTTTCTAATGTTGTTGTCACCTATTTCTATGgcttaaataattttaatttattaataaataaaaaatattacaacttGAGAATTATAGTTATGAAGATCACAATGAACTACTCAATGTTTGTATGAATGTCCAGTATAACTTAAAGCTGTACAATCTCTCCTGTACTGTGATAAGTCTTGATATTCTTAGAACTGGATATAAAATTTTTTGAAAAAGCTTAGCCCCAGCCTAGTTTGTTTACGTATATCATACGAGACCACTTACTTATAGTAGTAATTTGGGGCCAGAAGTCTTTCTTCCTTACAACAAGTGCACAAAAGCCGCAGAGTGTAAAAATCCCCATGTGTCCAAAATTCACCACACCTAACTTATTATCCCTGATGCAATGGTGTAGCAATATACTGGTATAGGACCACAACCAAAGTCTAGTATTTCAGACCAGCAGAAGTTGTtccataaaatttgaataagcTGTGTAGAACCTTTAGTGGGTAGAAAGCCAAGCTGTAACTTTAGCATATTGCTTTAGGTAGTCTTGTGGGTCAAATTGAGCGTGATAATCCTTCAAAACACAATTTGTTGCCATCATGATTAACAATTTTAGTTTATACAAATgcgtattaaattaaataggaggCATCTTTAGTTCATTAACTGTTTTATAACTAATTGCTAAGAGCTAATAGTCAACATAGTGGCTAAAGTAATAACATTTATGAAATAATAGAAATCTTTTTTGTTGGAGGACTTTCTAAAAAGATCAAGGTCTTCTCTGCATGTTTGTCTCTTTTTAGTGGCAATCACAAAAATTGAAGTTACAGGATTAATAGTTCCTGGATATTTAACTTTTCATTTGGATTATGAGAACTATTCACATCAGTGTATCCATTTTCTTTAAAGCATATGTAAGTGGGTCTGGAGTAATACAAAGAAGTGGAAACAGGTCTTTTCCAACATAATAGTACTCTGGACTCTCAACATCAAATATTAGTAATTATCCACCTGTTTTAAGatactttgttaattttgtaacaAGTTGATTGAATTCTTCTTCAGTACTAATGCTGCTATTAAACTCAAACTGCACAGAATAATGTCATAAGGGCACACAACCAGGTACTGAAAGAGGTGGATCACTGCATGCATCACAAAGTATCACTCCTTTAACATGTTTTCTTAACTCAAGTGCTAAGAGCTAATAATCGAAAGAGTGGCTAAAGTAATAACATTTATGAAGTAATAGTAATCTTCTTTGATGGAGGACTTTCTAAAATGATCAATCTCTTCTCTGCATGTTTGTCTCTTTTTAGTGGCAATCACAAAAATTGAAGCTACAGGATTTATAGTTCCTGAAATATTTAACCTCTCATTTGGTTAATGAGAAGTATTCAGATCAGTATATCCATTTTCTTTAAAGCAGAAGTAAGTGCGTCTGGAGTAATGCAAAGAAGTGGAACAGGTCTTTTCCAACATAATAGTACTCTGGACACTCAAGATCAAATATTAGTAATTATCCACCTGTTTTAAGatactttgttaattttgtaacaAGTTGATTGAATTCTTTTTAGTATTTAATGCACAAAAGTCGGCAGAGTGTAAAAAATCCCAACGTGTCAAAATTCACCACGCCTTACTTATTATCCCTGATGCAATGGTGTTGCAATATACTGGTATAGGACCACAGCCAAAGTCTAGTACTTTCAAACCAGCAGAAGTTGTTCCATAAAACTGGAACAAGCCATGTAGAACCTTTAGTTGGAAAGAAAGCCAAGCTGTAACTTTAGCATATTGCTTTAGGTAGTCTTGTGGGTCAAATTGAACATGATAATCCTTCAAAACACAATCTTTTGCCATCATGATTAACAATTTTAGTTTATACAAATgcttattaaattaaataggaggCATCTTTAGTTCATTAACTGTTTTATAACTAATTGCTAAGAGCTAATAGTCGACATAGTGGCTAAAGTAATAAGATTTATGAAATAATAGAAATCTTTTTTGATGGAAGACTTTCTAAAAAGATCAAGGTCTTCTCTTCATGTTTGTCTCTTTTTAGTGGCAATCGCAAAATTGAAGCTACAGGATTTATAGTTCCAGGAATATTTAACCTCTCATTTGGTTTATGAGAAGTATTTACATCAGTATATCCATTTTCTTTAAAGCAGATAATAGTACTCTGGACTCTCAAcatcaaatattaataatttttgacCTGTTTTAAGATACTTTGTTAATTTGTAACAACTTGATTGAACTCTTTTTTAGTACTTAatctttaatataaatatatatatatatatatatatatatatatatatacatacatacatacatatttactcTATATTTActctatatttgtatatattaggCACCTTTTTATCAACCATTTGATTATCCAGAAATGTTATATAGTACTGTAGGCTTCCACTCTTGATTTATCTTCCTCAAAGTAATGTAAGTTGTTTTACTTTACTTATTATTTAGAATTTCTATAATGAacactttaataatttttatataaaggaGTCCTTAATTAAAGGggataatagtattaattttGGTACTTTTAAAGACTGGGCTAGTAAGATTATCTTGTTATCACATTGATGAAATTCAAAACCACTAAAAATGGatcaaatgttattttaaagtgATCTTCAcctataaactacatgtatagtgtTACTGAATTAGTTATTTTTATGTCTGACATGTACAGTGTGCCAGGATTACTGTGTCATACATTTTATagtctattatatatataacaaacacagcAACCAGTAAAATATTATTCCTCTGTACGTACTGTGAACACTGAATTGGAGTTCCCAAGTTCAATAACCTGCAGAAAAAACATAGTTGAACATATTCCAATCCTTTAAATTAACAACAGTATAATCTTACTTACTTTATCTATCTTGATATTTAGGTGAAGATTACTGAATGCCTGTTTATGAACAAAAAATGGTAATATTGTCTACATGGaccaaatatacatttttatgtgtTATTCCTATATAGCAAGAAGTCACAGAAAAGATTTAAAATTTGGAGTATAAGAATAGTGAACTTAAACAAGAAGTAGCTCAACTTCAGTAAGTATTGCtttgtaaaatgttataattatggACCACTATTATAAAGGCATTAGCGTGGATCTGTTGATTTATTAAGCCACTTTAAGCCACTTTAATTGTTGGACCCAATGATGTCTATTTAACTTCAAGTTATTAACCTCAAGTCTGAATGCAAACTTATAGTTTCATTTTTTGACAGAAGGAAACTATCTATATGCTAAGTATTCTACATAATAATGTTAACAGATAAGTAATAGTGACAACTGGCAAAGTGATATGTATGAATGCTCTTAATGACCATATCTCATGAGTTCAGTAGCATTGGTTTCTcctactttttattttaacccTCAACACTCTAAGCATGGATGAGGATTACAATACTTTCTTGTCCTTGTGtctgtatgtttattatataatgtacatttttagAAATCACAGATAAGAATATGTCAGGACACATGTTAAATTGTATACAAGTAATGTCATAATAGAATAACAGTCTCTACATGACAGACTAAGGGTCTCTATCAGAGTTAAAATAGATGTGGTAAtacaataacatctttattgttgaTACAGTCAATGCAATAAATAGTCTTGTGCAGCCAGAACTTTATACTAAGCAGATTTGAATATGCGAAACTATTATTAGTAAATTagcaacatttttcaatactgtAGTAACACAGAATGTGTCTATTATAAGAGCATGATAGTTACCAGACTCAAAGACTGTTGATTGACTTATCAAGAATCATCAAATAAGTAAGTGTAACATGTTCTGCCTACAATCAAagcatcaaatacaggcacacATCCAGGCATGTCCTTACTCTTTGTTGGTTTAGTGAGGTCTTCTCCAATTCTAATTTGTACGTTAGGACTGGTAGAGTCATTCACTTTTCTTAGAGTCTCGAGTGTAGTCTGCCTGTCACTTTCTTTAATTTAGTCATAGATTTTGTGGAGTTGTTGACATATTTTGAGACTACATGAGTATGAAACATCTCTAATATCTATAGGTATCAAAAATTGTCATTATGTTTGCCTTCTTTTTATAGCACCTTTACTGccagaatatttttaatgtgtgcCATTACTGAATCAGATGGTGGAAGGAACCAATGGGTGTGGGCTAACTAGTgaatttcaaattttaaaaattcaaatttcaAGTGTAAACATGGATCAAAGTTAAGatagaatgtacatgtacttgtataaaACTTTGATTAAACTGTCACAGTCTTaagaaaacagttaataaaGAGTCAAATTAAGAGTTAAGTTAGAGTGAATTTGGTAATGTTGAGATTAAACTATCATGCCTAGAGACAAGTAGAGTGACTCTTTATGTGCATATATGTTTGATAGTATATCAGTGTAATGAATGATGATATTTTTCAATTCTAAAATaaaccactatatatatatatatatatatatatatatatatatacatatataaaatatctgtgtataattataaatgataattaattaattatttctcaTTGCTATGGTTACCTTTTATAGGACAATACAACTATAGAATCACACAAAGGATCATTGATTGATCTGAATATTATGGAGACAATGACtttatcaatttaatgtttacCATAATCCTTGAAATAAAAAACCAGAAGTGATATATGTAACTTGAGTTGATTTTGTGGGTTCTTCCTTTACCATCAGCTCTGAAAGAGAAATGAGTACTTCAGGACTAGGGGGTAGATTTTCACACTGATTCAACTGGTACTCTTAAGCCTGATCCATAAACTGGACTAGTTACAAAGTTTCTTTATTTGTGGAAGTCCTTACAACATTGCCTAGTTCAGTGTCAACACGATGCCCATGTCATTAGATCTTATAGTTTGGTTTTTGGAGTGTGTACTCAATAGTGGACCAACAGTAGAGACTGTTGAAATTTTCCCACCTCATTTTCCCACCATCATTCTTAGTCTCTAATTTACTATCAACTACTATAGCTCATTTAGGACATATTGCTTCACTACAATCCAAGGTATTGTATCTATTTGTATTATGTCCCTCtgatccattcattcatccatctgtccatgtAACCCAAGTAGTCTCTGTAATAAGTACTAAAAATCTCAAATGGCTATAACTTAGATTCTAAATTAAGTCAAACTTAAACATCTCTTTGGGGAAAGAAATTGCTATTTAGATACTACCTATTCTCTCTTAGATACATTTGCTTTAGTTGAAACTAATCGTCCTTACAAATAAGCCTCAGTCTCACATTTCAGAGTTCAGTTACCAGACTGTTTCATTTAATTTCTCTGTTTATATATTGATTTaaccaccatccatccatccattcatataaCCATTCATTTGTTTATCTATTTGTTCATTtaaccatccattcattcagttATCCATCtatgtatccatccatttatccattaatctatataatatttatttattgaaattattattgtctgtataatggtacatgtacatgtatatgattaaATAGATTGATAATATAAACTCATGAAGAGGCTGCACATGAAGTACTTTAAAAGATCATGTAATTGTCTACAGGTAGAGATGGTGTTTTGAAGCCACAATGTCATAAAAGAATCCACTACACCGTACCCTCCATCACATGTGTATAATCTATGGGCACTCCATCCACTAAATGCATATAATTGCTAAATAGAGAACAGCTTTCACTATAGTCCCAGTTCTTTCACCCTCAACAACAGCCATGCAATTGCTCTCCAAGATACACATAGGATGGGTTGTCCCCATAGGATATATATGATTTCTATTGTATAACTTCAGTAGATAGAAATAAGTATGTAGTGCTAAAATATATGCTATATTcatgaaaaaaagaatgaaataataacaattcagaaaataaaatatatgtaaatgtgttaATTACTTTCTACTCTATTAAGAGCTCTAATATGTTATAGTTCTTCTTTTTCTGATCATATATCATTTTCATAGCACGAAATAGGACATCTGGAAAATGATCACGAATCATATCTGGAGATACCACAATCTCTTCAAAGCTATTAGCAGAGCTCCATCTAGCTTCTAGCTGACGACGTGCAAAGAAACAACGCCTTTCCTCAAGGGTGTCAACAATATGAATGATACGTCCAGGTGGGAAAAAAGACGAGGTATAGTTggattttcttcttcttcttcaataGAATCAAAAGCAAAGGATGTAGATTCAGACAAGATTAATGGTGATAAATCTTCGCTATTGATAATGTCATCTAATCTAGAGTCAGTTTCTTCTTTAAATAGTATATGATGCCCACAACATTTTCCTATTGTTTCTAAAGCTCCTTCTAAAAAGATACGATATTTAGGTTTATGACAagatttaattacatttataacttCCGTTTAAATTGATgagctgtttttattttaagacGACAGACCAAATCTTGACCTAATGTGACTGAGGTCACAAAGGATTGTGTATATGCTGCAGCAGTTGCATTTAATAGAGAGCCAGTAGGTGAGTAACAAAAGCAACGTACATCTGGGTATTGTTCACGAAGTAAAAGTCCTAAAACACAAGCACAACCTGATCCCAGAGAGTGACCAACAATTATTAGCTTATATTGAGGAACTCTTCTGAATGCTTCCTCTAATACCTCTTCCTCGTCAAGCTGTCCTTTAATCCACAAGGCAGTTTGGTACATACCCTTATGAACTGTAAACCTTGGCCAGCCAGGCAACTCAACAGGATGTGAAGATGCTGTTAAGTCAGTGATGACATCATGAAGTGATAGTGTTCCCCTAATAGCTATTACCACAGCCTTCTCATCATGGTCAACGCACACTACAAAGGAACTCGATACAAATCATTCTCAAAACGTAAATACACAATGTCCCATTCATTAATGGCTGTTGTAGACAGAAAACCAGCAAAACCACAATGACAACAATTATCACCTACAATGTTCCTATGTGATGATTGCCCGCAAAAGGTATGTGAAAGTAAATGACAACAACCACAAAGAGGATTCATGAACATGTGAATTGGCCATGAATATATGCCTAGAGCAAATTTCAAGAAGTGAAAGGCATcaaaaaattgttgtttttcctCTGgatcatgaaaattaacactgatTGATCGAGCTGATTGAAATGGATCAGGTGAAGTTATAGCTGATATTTcatgttcaaaatgtttcttttgtaataaaatcaaaCCAGCAGCAATGTCAGAGACAACTAAATTACTGTCGTAAAAGAGGTGGGCTATTATTTCTGATACCTCTTTGAATGCAACTTGATGAGACTCATCACTACCAATACAGCAACCAATACTTCTAAACCTTTTCTCCCATACAAATTGAGTCAACTGCCACTGATGACTGATATCTCATCAATATTGTCTGTGTTACCATGATGATTAAGAGCACTGAAATCCATTTTAATAGAGTAACAATGACAAGGATCAAGATAAACGAAAACAGACAATAACACAATAGAGAAGATTAACCACGTGACGGCCACCACAACACAGGTAATAATAATAGCTGTATCTAAGTCTGGACATTGATTCGTGTCAGCAGATTGATTTATCTGAGCAGCTAATGCTGTCTTTACTATTAGAGCTATTATCTCAACAGCAAACACTATAAGACGGCAATATAAAAGAGGAGCAACAATCTTCGAGGTCGACTGTGACGAATTGTCCCTCTTTGAACTGGCTATGACGATTAATATCTCAAGGATAATAATAGATATTGTCATTATAATTGATATATAGGCAACAGACGCAAATTCATGGGAATGTTCACAGATAAGTACATCATGGTAGATAGCCACACCCACAATCTATATAGATAAGAGGCCATTAGAAAACTGGTGTAATTGTTAATATAAGacaaattattaacataatgGCTACTTTAATAGCAGTTTTTTCTATATAATTAATCTTTAGGTCTAAGGGGTTGGCGCGCAagaataattttaacacataTGATAAGGTCTTTACACCATACAAATAGCCATTAAACCTGAAGTCAAATGAAACTCCTTCAACATGGTGAATGACATACAGATTGGCTAGAGTTGATATCAACTCATTATATGTTTAGCTCTGTATCTAAGTACATCCATAGACAAGAAAAATGTACCACGTATATAATAAGTATGGAAGGAGAAAGTGTTAATCTGATGTCTCTCTCACCTGTAAAGTAACCAAATTGATCGAACTACTACCAACGCAAGTCTGGAAATACAGGTCGTCACTTCCAACTCCCATCTTCTTCCACAGGCAACCAAGGCTGGCATAGTTTTGCGCAATAGTCTGGCGTTACCGCCCATTTGTTTGTCATTACTCATAATTACTTTCAATATCCTTAAGTAGAGGATGTAATACACAATCATTAAGTGTCACCTCATAGTTTAGCACTAACTATTAACGTATCGTCCTTAAGTTTTATGCAGAGATAAACTCTTGATTAGTCTAGTGTGACTAGAACAAAAGTCTGCTGGACTAacttttgaaaacattcagttGTTTGGAAAACTGTTGGCTGTCTTTGTCAATAGTTAATATATGAACACAATAGCTATCATCAGGCTACTATTGATGATTAACagctttataacaaatatatatataatgttttttttttttttttttttttttttttttttttttttttttttttttttttttttttttttttttttttttttttttttcctgatATTTGGTAGCGTCAGAGTTGAATAGTGGTTTTAGTATTATCTTGCATGATGGTATTTAAAGCACCTTTCTTATGGGAAACTATGGTTTCCTAGGCATACCAGATCCATGGCCAATTAGCTCACAGACAGATTACAtggttatataaaatatcacgaCTGGAGATGATAGCTTAACTTACTGAGCTGGACAgctaataaatgttatttgtcAGTGTATTTAGCATaagaagtggggggggggggggggggggggggggggtggggggggggggggggggggggggggggggggggggggggggggggggggggggggggggggggcgtggggggggggggggggggggggggggggggggggggggggggggggggggggggggggggggggggggggggggggggggggggggggggggggggggggggtgggggggggggggggggggggggggtggggggggggggggggggggggggggggggggggggggggggggggtggggggggggcggggggggggggggggggggggggggggggggggggggggggggggggggggggggggggggggggggggggggggggggggggggggggggggggggggggggggggggggggggggggggggggggggggggggggggggggggggggggggggggggggggtggggggggggggggggagagtcaCAAGTGTATAACATTAAGTGTAGGAATATGTTAGTAAACATTAACGAATGACCTATCTAGAACAGGTTTCTTTTTCATGGTTCAACAActtattatttcaattaatcAAGTTAGAAGAAACACAACACTATAACAAATTCACAATATATAATAGCAATCTATTGTAAAATCCTGTCTTTAGATACTTTGAatagttgttttattaaagaaagGGCAAACAACCCAGTTGTAATAATTTGTGTGAAAACTCTTTAAGCTAAACGTTGTACTTCACACTCACACCTCTTTCTTTCTGAATCTCTCAACTTCATCAGCTATACATAGCCTGCTATATAACAAGTAGCATATGTTGGCCTTGAAGCATAACAAATACTTCGCCCTGAGAGCATGTGGACTAAACATGAACTTCATGACAAAGAAATGCTTCACATTCTTCAAATGTCTCTCTCCTCTATGAAACTTATGTCAAGTATAAACGTGGGGCTGCTCTCCATAGTTGTAATTCTGGAATTGGTAGTCGAGACAATCTAGATATAGAGAGATGTAGGAATTACTTTCTTGATGGCTGTTTGTCTCCTGAAAGATATACTTTGCTTTTGGCATCTTTTGTCCATCTTCTGATTCTTGGCCACTCAATCATGTCTATTTCCTTATGAAAAAAACCAGTTTCATAAGCAAGTTTCTCGCAATAAAGACCCCATCCTTCATAGAAAAAAGCTGACTCATAAACTTTTACGCAGAACTCGAGGATGTTGCTGTTGCCAACAATGCGTGTACATGAGTTCCAGGATAACACTCATGAGGAGCTATTATACTTATCCATGTAAAATCATGAGCTCGTACGAGAGCTTTCTTCTTTGGCTGGTACAAGAGATTTAGCAGCCCTGAATGAAGCATAAGATACCCTGTAAAATGGACTAGTGTCATCAATAATAGAACGTTGGATGCAAATGGTGCAGGATTGAGAAAATCcccaaaggagagaaaggaactAAAAAG is a window of Gigantopelta aegis isolate Gae_Host unplaced genomic scaffold, Gae_host_genome ctg1854_pilon_pilon, whole genome shotgun sequence DNA encoding:
- the LOC121391182 gene encoding LOW QUALITY PROTEIN: diacylglycerol lipase-beta-like (The sequence of the model RefSeq protein was modified relative to this genomic sequence to represent the inferred CDS: inserted 2 bases in 2 codons) codes for the protein MPALVACGRRWXVGSDDLYFQTCVGSSSINLVTLQKRFRSIGCCIGSDESHQVAFKEVSEIIAHLFYDSNLVVSDIAAGLILLQKKHFEHEISAITSPDPFQSARSISVNFHDPEEKQQFFDAFHFLKFALGIYSWPIHMFMNPLCGCCHLLSHTFCGQSSHRNIVGDNCCHCGFAGFLSTTAINEWDIVYLRFENDLYXSSFVVCVDHDEKAVVIAIRGTLSLHDVITDLTASSHPVELPGWPRFTVHKGMYQTALWIKGQLDEEEVLEEAFRRVPQYKLIIVGHSLGSGCACVLGLLLREQYPDVRCFCYSPTGSLLNATAAAYTQSFVTSVTLGQDLVCRLKIKTAHQFKRKL